Below is a window of Camelina sativa cultivar DH55 chromosome 11, Cs, whole genome shotgun sequence DNA.
GATGCATGTATAACAAAAGCGACCTATATAGAATAAAGTCGTTATATGGAACACACtcataatgtataatatatattggcTTTTCTTGCTGTTCGAGAGTCAAACTCACACACGACTCACTGAAGTTTGATACAAAATATCAgcatataaaactaaaatatatggTCGAAAACTACTTCTAGAGTTTGGTAGGTCGaattttcaacaattttaacTCAATTTTTATGCTgacaataacaaaacaaaaccatatcaTATATCTCAAAACTTCAAAGGATATATCTAACTCTTATTTTTCCgccaaaccaagaaaagaagaaaaatgggtGTTCTTGATCACGTCTCTGAATATTTCGATTGCTCCCATGGAAGCTCCAGGAGACACAAAAGTCTACAGGTAATTTTAAGCTCAATatccatacatatatagttacgTTTATCTATAatcaactctttttttatataaacaataaaatatgCTATGGTTGGAAATTACTAGACGGTGGATGTGAGGGTTTTGATAGATTGTGAAGGATGCGAGAGGAAAGTGAGGAGAGCCTTAGAAGGAATGAAAGGAGTGAGAGATGTAACCATCGAGGCAAATGCTCAGAAAGTGACAGTAACAGGGTACGTTGAGCCAAACAAAGTGGTGGCTCGGATCATTCACCGGACCGGCAAAAGAGCCGAGCTATATCCTTTCGTTCCTTACGACGTTGTGGCTCATCCTTATGCGTCTGGTGTGTACGATAACAGAGCCCCGAGGGGTTACGTTAGGAACACCGAGTATGATCCAGACGTATCACGGCTAGCACGTGCTAGCTCCACCGAGGTTCGTTATACTACGGCGTTTAGCGACGAGAACGCCTCCGCTTGTGTTATTATGtgattttatttcctttcttttttttgttcacttgGATTTGTTTTATTCCGATGTTAATGTTTGCTTATGTTGGTTTCATCGGATGTGTTAAAAGATAAGAAcgagaaaaaaatgtaattaaattgTATGTTGTTGATATGAATtgattatgtttgattttgatatatgttaaaGTAAACAAACAGATGATAAAATAATTTGTGAATTAACGGGAAAAGCTTACAATTTAATTTGtgagataatatatatgtacaacAAAATTAATGGAAAAGCTAAATTGACTTGACTTTATAACAATAGAATATGTGAAATTAAAACTATGATGATATTGATACGATGGTAAGCTGCCCAAATAACTCTGGAAGGGAAGAAAAGTAATCTTGTCGTACTATAAGAATGAAGAAATTAAGTTCATAGTTTGTTGCCCTTTGGACCTATTAGTTCGGTGAAATTGACTAATAACGAAACGATAATGCAAAATTTGATAGCTTGCGGTGCTAATTTAATCATTAGACATGCATGATGAAGTGGGAAATTATTAGTTTAGTTGTCACTAATTGTCACAAAAGCGTTGGTTTAGACAAGACAAGACAACAATAGCGTGTTCGGTGCTAAACTTTATAAGTGTGGGTGGCAAGTTAGCCAAGgatttttctctaatttttttttgtcttttaactgTGGATTTGATTGGTCGCATTACGTTGGAGACTTTTGTCTTCATTGATATGCAACAATTCGTACTTTTAACTAAAAGAAATTGAATCCTAAATTTAGTGTCAAACCACTAAACTCTTCATTAAAAACCCaacattaagtttttttttattatgtaaataagTATTAAAAGAGATTGAAGCCTTAGTGGGCCTATTAGCCTATAAAAGCCCAATACTATTTCAATTTTCAGCCTTTCAGCTATAATAACTGTACTTTCATAACCAAGAGCTCGCCCCTACATTACTGAAACACAATGTCTgctgttttataaatatataaacgaCATAACGTTTGCTTCTTTAAAACTGAAACAGCATTGTGAGCTTACGTCATAACCCGCCTACATCTCtctcaccctctctctctctctacctcttTTTAGGCGGGAAAAAGTGTACCAGAAAAAAAACCTcaagaggagagaagaagaagaacaacgaaTCGAGAGATTATGGCGGCAGAAGAGGGTAAAGAAGAACCGGGATTGGATCAGGTAGAAGAAGAGTTCTCTGTTTGGAAAAGGAACACACCATTTCTCTACGATCTTATGATCTCTCATCCGCTCGAATGGCCATCTCTAACTCTTCATTGGGTCCCTTCTACTCCGATTCCGTATGCGAAAGATCCTTCCTTTTCCGTCCATAAGCTTATCCTCGGCACCCATACCTCCGGTGGTGCCCAGGATTTTTTAATGGTTGCTGACGTCGTTATCCCGACACCTGACGCTGAACCAGGATTAGNNNNNNNNNNNNNNNNNNNNNNNNNNNNNNNNNNNNNNNNNNNNNNNNNNNNNNNtttttttttttttttttttttttttgtgttgtataAATAGTGCACAccaagtgttcgacgaaattacTAGATTAGAGTGAGGATGGAATCATTAGCTTTCCTTAGTGTTCGAATAAAGCTAAGCTTTGTTTTGGTTTCCGGAATTGGTATCGATGAGATTTCATGAATTCACTTTTTATGTACGGAAGAAGTTTTGATTAGCACAGAACAGATCATTACGATTAGAGACTGATCCTTTTCAGGTGGAGATTAAGCAGAAGATACGTGTTGATGGAGAAGTGAACAGAGCTCGGTGTATGCCACAAAAGCCAACTCTTGTGGGTGCTAAAACGAGTGGGTCTGAGGTGTTTCTCTTTGATTACGCCAGACTCTCTGCAAAGCCCCAAACTAGTGAGTGTGATCCTGATCTCAGGCTAATGGGACATGAAGATGAAGGTTATGGATTGGCTTGGAGCTCCTTCAAGGAAGGTTATCTTTTGAGTGGCTCACAAGATCGGAGAATCTGCCTCTGGGATGTTTCAGCTACTGCCGATGATAAGGTTTTGAACCCAATGCATGTGTATGAGGTAAGTTGAGagtaactttgtttttgtttttttttcctggatGATCACAGAATGATATGGGATTGTTGCATCTGATTTAAACCCTGTGACATTGTTTTAGGGACATCAAAGCATCATCGAAGATGTAGCATGGCACATGAAGAATGACAACATATTTGGTTCTGCGGGTGGTGATTGTCAACTGGTGATATGGGACTTACGGACAAACCAAATGCAACACCAAGTCAAAGTTCACGAGAGAGAGGTATAAACCATCTTATAACTTTCTACCTCGCTCTTATATCTAATCTGCGAATCAGAGGATAATTATTATGTAACCGAGGTTTGTTGTGTGAGCAAAATTAATCTCtcattaaaatacatattttgaaGTTAAGAGTGGAGAATTTCTCAGACATGCCAGCTTGGCTGTGTAGACCCTTAAAAAGACTCTGCAATTGACATTCTCCGTGACCATTCTTCactattttgtgtgtttgcagaTAAACTATCTTGCTTTCAATCCCTTTAATGAATGGGTATTAGCCACAGCCTCCTCCGATTCGACTGTCGCCTTGTTTGACCTTCGCAAGCTTACTGCACCATTACATGTTCTGAGCAGACACGAGTATGCCTCTCTCACAGTTTCTCACTTCCTTAACAGCGTATATATGCTTCTATTTACATTTATTCAATCAAATGTTAAGAACTGAGGATTGGGAGGGATTTGTTACAGGGGAGAAGTTTTCCAAGTGGAGTGGGATCCCAACCATGAAACAGTGCTTGCATCTTCTGGCGAGGACCGAAGACTCATGGTCTGGGATATTAACAGGTACCATAATCAAAATTCAatatttctcttatcttttgaTTCAAANATATCTAATCTGCGAATCAGAGGATAATTATTATGTAACCGAGGTTTGTTGTGTGAGCAAAATTAATCTCtcattaaaatacatattttgaaGTTAAGAGTGGAGAATTTCTCAGACATGCCAGCTTGGCTGTGTAGACCCTTAAAAAGACTCTGCAATTGACATTCTCCGTGACCATTCTTCactattttgtgtgtttgcagaTAAACTATCTTGCTTTCAATCCCTTTAATGAATGGGTATTAGCCACAGCCTCCTCCGATTCGACTGTCGCCTTGTTTGACCTTCGCAAGCTTACTGCACCATTACATGTTCTGAGCAGACACGAGTATGCCTCTCTCACAGTTTCTCACTTCCTTAACAGCGTATATATGCTTCTATTTACATTTATTCAATCAAATGTTAAGAACTGAGGATTGGGAGGGATTTGTTACAGGGGAGAAGTTTTCCAAGTGGAGTGGGATCCCAACCATGAAACAGTGCTTGCATCTTCTGGCGAGGACCGAAGACTCATGGTCTGGGATATTAACAGGTACCATAATCAAAATTCAatatttctcttatcttttgaTTCAAAATTGAAGTTGGATTAGTTAAAAAAGCTGGGTGGATTGTTCAGGGTCGGGGATGAGCAGCTTGAAATAGAGTTGGATGCAGAAGATGGTCCACCTGAGCTGCTCTTCTCTCATGGAGGCCACAAGGCCAAGATATCAGACTTTGCCTGGAACAAAGACGAGCCTTGGGTCATCTCAAGTGTAGCTGAAGACAACAGTCTTCAAGTCTGGCAAATGGCGGAAAGCATCTACcgtgaagatgatgaggatgaggatgatgaaggcAACCAAAATGCACAACATTCCAATGAAAACCAGAAATGATTCAAATCATTTTGGTGGATGATGACGACTTATTATAACTGTTGTTAAAGTGTTTGAGccaatatatattaaacaagtTTGGTGTATGCACTACCCTAAGTACGAAATAATCGTTTTTCCAGTACATCTGCTATGATTCTTTAGTTTTACAATAAACCCTATTGCAAAGCCTGATCCTGAGATTAGTTCaagtaaaagttaaaactaCATATCCCATTGAAGTCAACAAAAGGGTTTGCTAAGCAGCTTGGGATCACAACTGTAAGAACATTGCAATGGACAGTGGTACAATTAGGCTAGAACAGAGACACTGAGAAAGCCCCTCAAGCTCGAAGTACAAAACAGTCTGCTTCATAGGCATACCTTGTTCTTCACCAAACAACATGATGCTTAATAGGTAATCGAAATTCTGCCTTTACTACCAAACCTGGGTACTAGTATTCAACAAGATTCAAGAATCCTCAAGTATAGTTGTTCTTTTAAAAGCATATAAGGTAGGAGAGATCTCAGGAAGTGAATCTTTTATAACTCACCTGTCCAGAGATCTCACTCGGGCCACAAAGACACTCCTCACCAACTCCTTAAAGCTGTAATTCagcagttaaaaaaaattcatgcaTCTCATCAACAACTTCTGTAGCCAAAACAACTGCTATTTGTCATGCACAAAGCCAATATTCAATCAACTTCTTCGACACACGCTTAAGAAGAAGCAACTCAAGTATGGAAACAAATGGCAGGAGCACACAAAATATTTGAGTTTGTATTAACAATATCATTCTTCTAGTTCGGCAAGCTCAATAAGGAAATACAATGGTAGGTAAACAGAGtcagagaacaaaaaaaacaaaaatgagaacACAGAGGAACCTGTGAGAACACAAAGGAACCTGAGCGGAGCTGATGCTGCAGCTAAACTCTATAACTTATTTGGAATACAATATCTATGCTGGTGGAAATAGATGGTACAAGCTTGATGGTACTTCAAACAGCTCTTGATGCGCGATGCCCACCTAAACGATGACCAAAAGACATAAGTGAGTTCATGCCAATTATATGAAGCAAACTAAAGGAGAACGTCAAGAATCTGCTAACATACAAGGCTAGAGTAAACCAATAATCAGATTAAGTAAATAACCTCCGGATTTCAACAGTTACCCCTAAAATCATAACGATTTAAATAGAAAACTGGAAGGTATAAAAAGTGCCACCTTTTCTCTTATTCGAGACAGATGCATTGGCATTGTTGAATGATCCGTTTACATTTCCACCTAAGTTCTGATTAGCCAAGCATTGTAGCTGATCAAAATCACAACCACCCAGCCCTTGGTCATTGATAGATGCACCTTCTTGGGTGTTCCCTCCAAACCCATTCTGAGGGCAGTAAACTTCGTCATCGCATTGTACATTACACGGATTCATCATGTGGGAGAAAGAAGGAATATTTGCAGACATAGGCTTCTGATAAGGAAAAGATCCAATCTCCCCATCAATCCTTCCTCTTAAATCAACAAGCAAACACTTGAGTCTGGAGACCTCAGCTTCCAAGGTAGCCTGATTTTGCAACCTCTTCACAAGCTGCTGATTCACCGCCCTAAGCCTTGCGACCTCGTCCTCCAAGGAAGCAGctttagccttcttcttctctctatacTTCCTAACCGCTTCTCGGTTTCCCAAAGGTCTCTTCTCACCCTTCTTCCCACAAGACTCAGCTGTATCATCAGTGGAAACTTTTTCATCGCTCTCGTCAGGAAGAATCTTGGTGTGGACATGGAAACACGTGTGGGTATGAGTATTCTCAGGTCCCGTGGGGTTACAGGTGTGAGTGTGGGTACAAGCAGCATTGGCATTAGTAGTATCCATCAAAAGCCCATCAAAGAAACTATCCATCGAACAGTTGCTAGGTGGTAACTCACCCATATCCGAACTCGAAAACACTTCCTGATTCGAGAATTCAAGCTCGCCGTCCTCCAttaccacaaaacaaaatcaacctTTTCTCTTCAATTGACCTCaccaacacacaaaaaagatcGATACTTTCCCAAAATCAACTGAAACAAGTCAAATCTCGAGCTCCGGAATCAATAAAAATCCCTAATTTCACAGCAATTCGAGCAATTCAGCAACAGATGATACTCAGGTTCTGCTTAATTCAAATACCCGATCTTCTAAATTGAGGACAAAACCCGTACCTCTTTACTCGAGAATTCGAAACGCCGAAGCTGACTAAGCGGGATCGAAGCAAAACCCTAAAGatcgaattttttttgtttgtttttaagaagAGCTAGTGATGAATAAGGGGAGAGCTCGGAGTTTTTAATAGAGTCGAAGAAGAGGTGAAAGGAAGAAGAACGAAGACGTATggtttataaagaagaagacgCACAAAACAGATGGCGTCGTTTCGGTGGCCGGAGAAAAGACATGGGGACGTACGATAACGATTTCGAGTTGCacagattcattttttttttttttaattaacccaaaaattaattttaatttcgaaCGTGATTGGAGCTTAGCatcttttatattaattaattttataattaagcagACTCAAAACTTTGTAttatcatcataataataatataagactAATAATATGGATGGACCAACAAGTTTacatgagaaaacaaaactaaacaaaaataatagcaATAGTTATAACATTGActtgaaaagaaacaataatttttcaAGTACGGACGTTTATTCGTTTTTTCtcattcttgtttctttatttttagtcTTGTCCAATTTCAGGACTTGGTTTTTGCTGgctatttttaaatttacatttttctatataacACAACTAATTTTCGCCAATCATGGTCAAATTTTAGAAAATCAAAGCCAAGTTTCTACAAATACAGCTAAAAAAACCTAGAGCTATAACTGTTACCAATTTATCTTcgttatatttttgattttctttttctttttgtctaccAAAACACAATATTTTGAGGCATCGACAAAAGAATTGTAGAAATCCGTAAAAGTAGATTATCCTTGGACGTTTACATGTatatctgtgtttttttttccccaaaacgGAATAACTAAGTATTGGCAAGAAGAAGTTGaatattcttattattagtaaatttgtATTCTCTAGGTATTGTAAATTTCCAAATATGTTATTGTTGTAATTCATATGATTATAAGACAGCTAGGTTCACGTcgttataagaaaacaaatatatcttttgtggttttaaaaaatcaaatagaaattttttatcaCCAGACACCAGAtctactttatttttctttctgattgaaaaataaaataaaaaattgatcgTATAATTAATAATCACCATCTACTGCTATCTTCAACTTgttatcttttctctcttttggaaAGCTTGTATTTACTTAAATAGTTGATTGATGTAAACATCAGTGATCGTGAAAGATGTAGCTTTCTTTTAGGGTTTGTACtttatatattgtaaaaaagGTTGCAACTATTCTATTTCTTTTGGCTAGTGGGAGTACTTAATTCATTTATGTATTTATTCGATATTCtctatgttttttggttttcttcctCCGTTTTGACCATTAACTCGTTCTTTGTTACCTAATAGATACATGATGATCAATTCAGATCTGTTTAAAGCCTCTTTATAAACACTAGTGTTTTACAATGTGTTCTAAACTCCTATATAGACGACGCTTAAATGTTAGGCGACAGTAAGATGCTCTAATTTCATGAAATGCAGAGGTGTCTAGCTAGGAAGATTGGAAAGAAAATAGCCAAGACCCAAGATGCTCAAATCGAATTAGGTGTACGTGT
It encodes the following:
- the LOC104721281 gene encoding heavy metal-associated isoprenylated plant protein 25-like, which encodes MGVLDHVSEYFDCSHGSSRRHKSLQTVDVRVLIDCEGCERKVRRALEGMKGVRDVTIEANAQKVTVTGYVEPNKVVARIIHRTGKRAELYPFVPYDVVAHPYASGVYDNRAPRGYVRNTEYDPDVSRLARASSTEVRYTTAFSDENASACVIM
- the LOC104721283 gene encoding WD-40 repeat-containing protein MSI3-like is translated as MAAEEGKEEPGLDQVEEEFSVWKRNTPFLYDLMISHPLEWPSLTLHWVPSTPIPYAKDPSFSVHKLILGTHTSGGAQDFLMVADVVIPTPDAEPGLGSLRLETDPFQVEIKQKIRVDGEVNRARCMPQKPTLVGAKTSGSEVFLFDYARLSAKPQTSECDPDLRLMGHEDEGYGLAWSSFKEGYLLSGSQDRRICLWDVSATADDKVLNPMHVYEGHQSIIEDVAWHMKNDNIFGSAGGDCQLVIWDLRTNQMQHQVKVHEREINYLAFNPFNEWVLATASSDSTVALFDLRKLTAPLHVLSRHEGEVFQVEWDPNHETVLASSGEDRRLMVWDINRVGDEQLEIELDAEDGPPELLFSHGGHKAKISDFAWNKDEPWVISSVAEDNSLQVWQMAESIYREDDEDEDDEGNQNAQHSNENQK
- the LOC104721282 gene encoding basic leucine zipper 19, producing MEDGELEFSNQEVFSSSDMGELPPSNCSMDSFFDGLLMDTTNANAACTHTHTCNPTGPENTHTHTCFHVHTKILPDESDEKVSTDDTAESCGKKGEKRPLGNREAVRKYREKKKAKAASLEDEVARLRAVNQQLVKRLQNQATLEAEVSRLKCLLVDLRGRIDGEIGSFPYQKPMSANIPSFSHMMNPCNVQCDDEVYCPQNGFGGNTQEGASINDQGLGGCDFDQLQCLANQNLGGNVNGSFNNANASVSNKRKGGHRASRAV